The Cytobacillus firmus genome segment GCTCCATCCTGGCGATTTCCGATATGGAAGCTGCTATGCGGGAAGAGAAAATAAAAAAGACCAAAACCGTCTGCACATATTGCGGGGTCGGCTGCAGCTTTGACGTATGGACAAAAGGCCGCGAAATATTGAAGGTTGAGCCTCAGGCAGAAGCGCCCGCCAATGGCATTTCTACCTGTGTAAAAGGGAAATTTGGCTGGGACTTTGTAAATAGTGAGGAACGTTTAACCAAACCGCTAATCAGGGAAGGCGATTCATTCCGTGAAGCAGAATGGGACGAAGCTCTGGACCTGATTGCCCGGAAATTTACAGAAATCAAAGAACAGCATGGCCCGGATGCGCTAAGCTTTATTACCTCCTCAAAATGCACCAATGAAGAATCGTATCTCATGCAGAAGCTTGGCAGGGCGGTTATAGGAACGAACAATATTGATAATTGTTCAAGATATTGCCAGACTCCTGCAACGGTAGGCTTATTCCGGACAGTTGGATATGGCGGTGATGCAGGTTCTATAGAAGATATTAAAAACTCCGCATTAGTGCTGATAATCGGCTCCAATACATCGGAATCCCACCCGGTTCTTTCCACCAGGGTAAAACGATCCCAGAAGCTTAACGGCCAGAAAGTTATCGTGGCTGACTTGAGGGAACACGAAATGGCAGAGCGTTCTGATCTGTTTGTGCGCCCTAGAGCCGGTACTGATATGGTATGGCTTTCTGCCATTACGAAATACATCATCGATCAGGGATGGGCAGATGAGATGTTTCTGCAGGAAAAAGTAAACGGTCTGGAAGAATTTACAGCAAATCTGGAGAAATATACACTTGAATTTGCTGAAGAAACAACCGGTATATCCAGAGATAATCTTATCAAAATGGCAGAAATGATTCATGAAGCCGATAGTGTTTCTGCATTATGGGCTATGGGTGTCACACAGCATCTGGGAGGCAGTGATACAAGTACAGCCATTTCAAATCTCTTGCTTGTAACCGGCAATTACGCCAAGCCTGGTGCAGGTGCATATCCTTTGAGAGGCCATAACAATGTGCAGGGGGCAGGAGACTTCGGAAGCAGTCCTGATAATTTGCCTGGTTACCAAAAGGTATCAGATCCTGATGTGAGGAAGAAGTTCGCAAATGCCTGGGGTGTAAACCTTCCTGAAAAAGCCGGAATGAATAATCACGAGATGGTAGAAGGAGTTCATGAGGGACAGCTGAAAGCGATGTATCTGAAGGGCGAAGATATGGGGCTTGTGGATTCAAACATCAATTATGTGCAGGCTGCATTTGAGAAGCTTGATTTCTTTGTTGTCCAGGATATTTTCCTATCCCGTACAGCTGAGTTTGCAGATGTTGTTCTCCCGGCAAGTCCAAGCCTGGAAAAGGAAGGAACCTTCACGAACACAGAAAGAAGAATCCAGCGTCTATATCAGGCGTTTGAACCACTTGGAGATTCAAAGCCGGATTGGCAGATTATTACTGAAGTTGCGAATCGCCTGGGAGCAGGCTGGACGTATACTCATCCAAGCGAAGTAATGGCTGAAGCAGCTAAGCTTATGCCTCTATACGCAGGCGTTACCTATGATAGATTGGAAGGCTATAATAGTCTGCAATGGCCAGTCGCTGAGGACGGAACCGACACTCCCCTCCTCTATACGGATGGCTTCCCGTTCCCGGATGGCAAGGCAAGACTTTTTCCGGTAGATTGGACTCCTGCTCTGGAATTCCCGGCGGAATATGATATCCATGTCAATAATGGACGTCTCCTGGAGCATTTCCATGAAGGGAATATGACATATAAGTCAAAAGGAATCAGCTCTAAAACACCGGAAGTGTTCCTTGAGGTTTCACCTGAGCTGGCCAAAGAGCGAGGCTTGAAGGACGGCACGCTAGTTCGCCTCACTTCACCGTATGGCAATGTTAAAGTTAAATGCCATATAACCAACAGGGTTAAAGGAAAGGAAGTTTACCTTCCGATGAATGATAGAGGAGAAGCGGCCATAAATTTATTAACAAGCAGCTATGCCGACAAGGATACTGATACACCGGCATATAAGGAAACAAAGGTAAAGCTTGAAATTCTAAGTGAAGAAGGCAGCAATCCGCTTCCTAGAATTAATCACCGCTATGGTAATCCGCAGCCGCAAATAGGTGTAAATGTCCAAAAGAAATGGGAAAGGAAAGATTATATTTTCCCGGGAGAATTGGTGAAAAAGGAGCGGAAGCAGCATGGCTAAAGCGATTAATAACATCAAGCGTTTTGAATTGTCACCCGAGGATAAACGAAAAAAAGACCTGGAAGAAGTGGAGAATGCCCTCATAGAAAATAAGGAACCTATACTTGAGCTTCTGACAGCGGTCGGACATATGCATGACCGGGGAGTCCTCTCATTATTGAATGGCCTGTTTGGGCAGGGAGATAAAGTTTTAAATGTCCTTGTTAAAGCATTAGACAAACCAGAAGCAACAAATACAATAAAAAACCTGCTTCTTATGGTTGGAACCCTCGGTACCATAAATGTCCAGCAGCTTGAACCCTTGCTGTTAAAATTAAATTCTGGTATTGCAAGAGTAGCGGATTATAAAGAAACCGACGAAAAAACAAGCTACTTTGATCTTGTCAGGGCACTGAAAGATCCGGAAGTCAATCGGGCAGTTACCCTCCTGATCACCTTCTTAAAAGGAATGGGAGAAGATACAAGCGCTATGGAAAGAAACACCCAGCTTCCAGAAGATCAGAAATTACACAAAATGGAAAATAACGAAAGTGATGTTCCTCCAAACAAAAGAGAATGAAAGAAAGCCAGTGACCGCTAATCAGGTCACTGGCTTTTTTTATCGAATACAACTAATAGGTATATAGACTCAAATTTTTACAATATTATCTTATAAACCAAAAATATAGCAGAATTTTGTGGAAAAATGGAAAACCATGTACTAGAATTGCAATAAGGAAAGATAAATAGGTGAACCCAATACATACATCATTTGAGAAGATATTAGAAAGAGGGTAATGAAGTGGGCATCATAAATGAAGGTAGTTTCATTGAAACAGTCCACATGAAAGGGTTACAAATCTCCCTGATTGCTTCGGGGGATGGGACAGAGGTTATTTATCACAGGCTGGAGCCAGATGCAAGGTGGGGACTGGAACCCTTAGAAGGCGGTGAATCGCTGGAATATCTTCATATGCTATCCGGTGAACTGCTATTAAAAGATTCTAATGGGGAAAAAACGTTAAGACCTGGTGATTCGTTCCAAAGATGCCCTGTTACTGAACATCATATTTTTCAATCAATAGGTCAATCTGAATTTTTATATGTAACCTCTAATCCAGTATTTCATTACTATAGCAAAGTGACAAATGAATTAAGAGAGTTGGTCATATCAATTGAAGAAAAAGATGGATATACAAGTGACCATTGCGATCGAATTACTAAAATGTCAATGCTCATGGCTGACGCGCTTGATTTAAATTCCCGGCAAATTTTGAAACTTAATCTTGCTGCATTCTTGCATGATATAGGAAAAGTAAAGGTGCCACTAGAGATTCTTCAAAAACCGGGTAAATTAACCTCTGATGAGTGGGAGTTAATGAAACAGCATTCGACGTTTGGACGCGAAATATTACAAGAAACAGGGCTGCCGAGTTTAATAGAAGCAGGAGAAGTGGTAGAGCAGCATCATGAAAGATTTGATGGCACAGGGTATCCCATAGGACTTAAAGGGGATGAAATTGCAATAGAGGCTGCCATTATTTCCGTTGTAGACTCATTTGATGCAATGACTACTGATCGTGTTTATCAGAAAGGCAGAAGTGTAACTGAAGCAATAGATGAACTTATACAAAATCGGGGTACCATGTACAATCCAGAGATCGTTGATATATTTATTAAAATAAAAGAAAAATTAGTAAAAATTTGAAGGGGGAATAATAATGAAGAAAGCAGCAATTGTTCTATTAAGTTTGATGTTATTACTTGTATTCAACGCGAAGACGTCGGAGGCTGCATATTTACCTGAATATGATAAATATGTAGAAGTGTCTTATGAACAAGCTAGATATATTGCCGATTTAATGGGTCTCCAAGATTATGAATTAGGAGAAGAAACAGCAAGGTTGTCATTTGAATTGCAGGAAAAGTTGATTGTAAAGATAGAAAAAATCCTGAAAACGGAAATTGACCATTATTACATCTGGTTAACCGTAGATGGAGAAACGGTTCTGGGTATAGATCCTCCACATCCAATGTTTTAGGAGAAAGCAAGTTAAAGCGTATGCTTTAACTTGCTTTTTGTTTTCCTGAACTAATGGCAAAAAGTCTATTAAACGTTCTTCTCAAAAACTATTCTTTCAGGATGCGAGTAAACATTAAAAGACTGACCGCGAATAAAGCCAACAGCTGTAATATTCAGGTCTTCTGCCAGCTTGATGGCTAAATCAGTCGGTGCTGATTTTGATAGAATGATGCCAACGCCAATTTTTGCGGCTTTAAGCAGAACTTCAGATGAGATTCTGCCGCTGAATGCAATGACTTTATCCCTTACAGGAATCCTGTTCTCAATGCAATACCCAAGGATTTTATCCAGAGCATTATGCCGCCCAATATCTGTTCTGCTGAGGATCAATTCCTCTGCAGAAAATAAAGCCGCATTATGCACTCCGCCTGTTTCATGAAAAGTCATGCTGCCATCCTGAAGCTGCTGCATAAATGAAATGCACTGATTGGGAGTCAGGGTCAGCTTTGATGTAGAAGTCCTGGCTGTCCTGGCATCGTTATGAAAGTAAAATTGCCTGCTCTTTCCGCAGCATGAACCGATAAATCGTTTAGAGTGAAACTCATGGCTTGCTGTAGAAGTTTGGGTATGTAATTCGACATAAGCAAATCCCTTGTTTTCATCTATTTGAATACTCTTTATTTCCTCATATCTTCTAATAAAGCCTTCAGAAGCCAAAAAGCCGATTGTCAATTCCCGAATTTTCGAAGGGCTGCAGACCATCGTTGCGAACTCTTCTCCGTTGAGATGAATTGTGAGCGGATGTTCAGAAACAATAGAATCTTCTGCTTCCTGCAGGACATCATTCTCAAATCTGACAATCTTTCTGCTGCTAATATCCATAATACTTCCTCCTAGAACCTTTCGACTAACAAAATATTAGCATATAATTTCAGTAATACAAGAAATTAAGATTGTATGGTTTGACAATTATTGTATTAATTGATTAACTTATTAAAGTGTGTACGGACTTATATAAATGAGATTATACATGAAATAAGAGTATATGAGGGCTGGAATATGAACAAATATGAAGCTGAATTCAGTAACTTAGTGCGCTCCTTCAGGAAAAAACATATGGGCAAAGGACCAAGCAAAGTCAGGACTACGTTCTGCAAAAATTGGGCTATTTGTGAAATGGAAGGGAATTTATCTCCTGTAGAAAAATTTATAGCGAGTGCAGACGAAGGGAAACAAATGCTTCGGGCTGCCAGAACTGAGATGGTCAAGGAAATGTATAAAAAGAATCGGCCGGCAGAAATGGAAGATTTTTTGCAGGCAAGGCTAATAGACCTTTTTGTGGATATTGATATAGAACGGGATTTTGGAATGTCAGTATTTGTATTCGATCAGGACATTCAAAGCAAGTTTATGGAATAAAAAGACTGAAATCTGGAAGATATATTCTGGATTCCAGCCTTTTTTATTTTTTTAGTATCCTTCTTATATCTCACATTCGGTTTCTTTGTTGTGTAAAATAGGGAATTATGTCACATAAGAATGGCGAAAAAAGGGGTTTAATGTCACGTTTGAAATATTTTTGTAATATTACTCTAACAAGTCTGTCAAATAAGGATGGTATAATCCTCCATGGAAAGACAAATTTACTAGAGACGATACTGAAAAGATAAACATAGATAAATAGTTTGATAAACGGCTGTATAATAGACCGAGTACATATTAGAAAGCAGGGTAATGACTTTGAAAAAAAGACTCCTCGTTTTAAATACGACAATTATTCTTGGGCTTGGAAGCGCTTTTTCAATCCCGGGTGTAAATGCTGAATCAATTAATAAGCTCGAGAATCAAAAAAGCCAAATCCAGCAGCAGCGCTCCAATTTGCAGGCTACATTGGCTGAAGCTGATAAGGAACTGGTAAGTGTACTTGAAGAAATTGCAGAGTTAAATGCTAAAATTACTAAAGTTGAAAAAGCAATTGAAGATAATAATAAATTAATAGCAGAAACGGAAACTAATATTGCCAGCACAAAAGCCGAAGTAGATCAATTGAAGGAAGACATGGCGATTATCCAGGAAAGAATTGAAAAGAGGAGTGCGATCCTTAAGCAGCGTGCACAATCTTTCCAGGAAAGCGGCGGAACCGTTGCATACCTGGATGTTCTTCTTGGGGCTTCCAGTTTCAGTGATTTCGTTGACCGTGTCGGTGCAGTAACTACGTTTGTTCAGGCGGACAAAGAATTACTGGAAGAGCAGGAACAGGATAAAAAAGCTTTTGAAGAAAAGAAGGCTGCAGTGGAAGAAGAACTTGCAGGATTAACAAGCATGATGACTGAATTAAAAGGCATGCAGGCTACTATGGAAGAGCAAAAACAGCAAAACAGCTCCTTAATCCAGCAGTTAAAAGAAAAGGAAAACTCTATTGCCGATAAAAAGGCAAAGCTGAAGAGTGAAGATGTCAAATATGCATCATTGATTGCTCAAATTGAACAAAGCATTGCGGCCCAGACAGCACCGGCAGCCCAGTCTGAGACTTCAACACCATCTCGCTCAGCTGCTGTGAATAAGCAAAAACCTGCTGCCCAGAAAACAAAAGGCTCAAGCACCTCTGCACCAAAGCCAAGCGTTAATGGCGGAAGCGCAATCAGCATTGTTACAACTGCAGGTAATAAATATATCGGTAATTCTGTTTATGTGTTTGGCGGCGGCAGAAATGCTTATGATATCGCAAATGGAAGATTCGATTGCTCAGGCTTTGTACACTGGTCGTTCTCCCAGGCAGGAATCAGTGTTGGAGCTAGCACAGATTCCCTTAAATTTGCTGGACGCCAGGTTTCAGCAAGCGAGATGAGAGCAGGAGACCTTGTTTTCTTTGATACCTACAAGAGGGACGGACATGTAGGCATTTACCTCGGCGGCGGTAAATTTATCGGTTCCCAAAGCTCTACGGGTGTTGCGATTGCAAATATGTCAAGCGGCTATTGGAAAACTAAGTTTAACGGCCGTGTTGTACGCGTGATAAATTAATGAAATGGACCTGACTTCCATGTGAAAACGTGGAAGTCAGGTTTTTTTGTTTGATCCTATTTGAGTCAGAGGCAGAACCAGGTTCGGACTTAAGTTATCGAATTTGCAGCTACTGAGTCAGAAGTTACTCCAGGTTCGGACACAGTTTACAAGATTTCCTCTATTTGAGTCAGAAGTTCCCCCAGCGCCCAAACAAAAACCCCACCCATTCAAACTTGCGAATTTTTAATAAATTCAAAATATTTTATTGATTATTACAATTAAGCATGATTAAATAGTAAATAACAAACAACTTATCAGATATGTGATGTCTGTAAAGGAAGGAGTCGTGAGGATGGATGTGAAAAAGATCTCAACGCGAAAAATATCTGAGATTGCTGCTGAGCAAATTGAAGATATGATTGCCAAAGGATCCTTTAAACCTGGAGATAAGCTCCCTTCAGTAAGAGAGCTGTGTGAATTATTTGGTGTCGGACGGTCAGCTGTCAGAGACGCCTTAACCTCTTTGCAGGGCAAAGGGATTGTGCAGGTTAAGCAGGGGGAAGGCACTTATATAACCAGATTTGATTCCTCAAAGCTGTTTAACAATCTGCATTTGCATCCGGATATAAAAGACATCCAGGAGTTGTTCCAGGCAAGAAAAATGGTGGAAACAGGGCTTGCTGAAATGGCAGCTGCCAATCGATCGGAAGAGGATTTGGCACTGATGAAGGAGCAGATTTCCGATGCAGCCATCCATGGATGGGAGGAGGATTACCAGTTTCATATGGCGATAGCCCGTGCAGCAGGTAATGATATCCTTATCCAATTTGTGCAGTTCATTTCTGAAACATTGAAAAAGTCCATGATTGATTTTCATCATTACCTCGAAACACGGCCTGACATTGCGAGAAAAATTGAGGAACAGCATTTGGAAATCTATTTGTCTATTAAAAATAAGCAGCCCGATCAGGCATATAAAAACATGGTTGACCATTTGGAATTGGTCGAAAAGCTTTTGCAGATGAGTATCCTTCAGGAGCAATGATGTTTTTTTTGAATAATACCAGAAACATTGTTTGTTATTACGAAACAAGAGGCGGTGGATAGGTTGATTGCAGCAGAATCGATAAGTGCATTAAAAACTTATTTAAGAGAAGATCAGATAGTTCAAAATAAGGACTCAAGCCCGTTTGGCAATTCTGGAAATATGGTTGTTTTTCCGGAAACAGAAGAGGAAATTGCAACAGTCCTTAAGCATGCTGATTCGAATGGTTTAACCATCACCATTAAGGGCGGCGGCACAAAACGGGGGTTCGGTGGCTTAACCGAAAAAACGGATATTCTTCTATCACTTGAAAAATATACTGGGATTGTGGAACACACGCCTGGTGATATGACTTTAACAGTAAAAGCGGGAAGTCGCTTTAAAGACCTTCAGAATTATCTGGCACAGCATAATCAAAAAATATCACTCGATCCTTGTTGGCCTGAAAATGCCACAATAGGCGGGATCATTGCAGCAAATGAAAGCGGACCCAAAAGATTGGGCTACGGTTCAGCCCGTGATGCAGTCATTGGTTTAAGGACTGTATACCCGGATGGCAAAGTAATACGTTCTGGTGGAAGAGTCGTAAAAAATGTGGCCGGCTATGATATGAATAAACTATTTATAGGGGCGATGGGCACACTTGGTGTCATTTCTGAAATCACCTTAAAGCTTCGCCCTATACCTAAATGCGAGAGCCTGGTTCTTGTTTCGTTTCCAAAAGGAAATCTGGAGGAAATTAAGGCTTTTGCAGTGAAGGTTTTGGATTCTATGATTGAACCTGTCTCGCTTGAACTGCTGAATCCGGCACTTTCTGATAAGCTTGCCGGAATAAACACCTACACTATAGCAATGTGTTTTGAAGATGTGGAAAGCTCTGTACGCTATCAGGAAGAATTCGTTAGAAATATGATGCCTGGTGATGCGGAATTGTTAATAAATCCAAAGGATAAAGCGGATTTGTTCTGGGACCGATTTTACACGCACATCCCCAATGGCTTAGATGGGGAATTGCCAATCCAAACAGAAGCATCCATTAAAATTGGAACTGTAAATCTTGAAGCGGTGAGCGTATTAAAGGAAACGGAACTGCTCCAGGACCGTTTTAATGTACAAATCGAGTCACATGGAGGTCTTGGCCATGGATTGAGTCAAGTGACCATTAGAGGTGCAGAGTCTGATGTCGCCAATGCCGTTGCCCATGTAAGGCAAATCGCTGAAAAAGCCGGCGGGTATGCGATTGTCAAGCATTTGCCCTTGCATCTTCGGAAACAAGTGGAGGTATGGGGCAATAAACCTTCTTATTTCTTTTTGCTGCAGGGCATTAAAACAAAAGTTGATCCAAATAAAACATTAAATCCAAACAGGTTTATAGGAGGGATTTAAATGAGCGTGCGGGAACTCGATTTAAAGCAAGAACCGCCATGTACTTCAGGATTGGGAAATTATTTATGGAGCGATCCGCCCGATGAAAACAAATGGGCTGACTGTGTCCATTGCGGCATGTGTCTGGAATCTTGCCCGACATATGAACAGACAGGCCAGGAACAGCATTCCCCAAGGGGGCGTGTTCACTTAATCAAATCAGTGGCAGAAGGGAAGCTCCAAGTAAATGAACATTTCATGGACCCGGTGTTTCAATGTCTGGATTGCCGCGCCTGTACAACTGCATGCCCGGCTGATGTCGATGTTGGGGGGTTAATTGAGGAAGCACGGGGCCAGATTCGTCAGGCAATGCCATTAACAGGTGTAAAAGGAGCCATCAGCAAGTTTTTTCTTCACGATCTTTTCCCGCACCAGAATCGCTTAAATACGCTCGGCAGCCTTCTGAGATTCTATCAAAAAAGCGGCATGCAAAAAGCCGTCCGAAAAACTAAATTAATCAATGTCATGCCGCAGCACCTCGCAGATATGGAAGCCATCATGCCTGAAGTGAAAGAGCCTGTTAAAAAGAAATATAAAGACGTAAAAGTAATAAAAGCAACAGGGGAGACAAAGCAGGAAGTTGCCATGCTGACCGGCTGTGTAATGGATGTCATGTTCAGTGATATTAATGAATCCACTATCAATGTACTGACCAGGAATGGTAGTGATGTTGTCATTCCCCAAAACCAGACGTGCTGCGGTGCCCTGCATGTTCACGCGGGAGACCGCGATATGGGCAGGAAGCTGGCAAAGCAGAATATGGAGGCATTCAAGGACTTTGATAAAGTGATTGTTAATGCTGCAGGCTGCGGGTGCATGATGAAGGAATACGCAGAATTATTTAAGGAAGATCCGGAAATGCATGCAAAAGCGGAAGAGTTTTCGGAAAAGGTAGAGGATATTTCAAAGTTTCTTCATGAAACAGGCTATGAAAAGCCAAAGGCTGAGATGAATACCAGAATTACGTATCATGATGCCTGCCATTTAGCGCATGGACAGGGGATTCGTCAGCAGCCGCGAGATATTCTTCTTGATATTCCCGGTGTAGACATGGTTCATATGCCAAATTCAGACCGCTGCTGCGGAAGTGCAGGAATCTACAATATTACCAATCCGGAAATGGCCAATGCAGTCCTTGAGAGCAAAATGGAGAATGTTCCCGATGATGTGGAAATGATATCGATGGGGAATCCCGGCTGTATGCTGCAGATGGCAATGGGAGTTCAAAAATACGGCAGAAACCAGAAAATCGTCCATACTGTCCAGCTTCTGGACTGGGCTTATCAAAAGGAAGACGGTATGAGGGAGGGAGAAGAGTGAAGGCAAAAGACCGGGTTAAATCAAAGGACAAACACATCTTAAATTTGGCTGATTTCGTTGGCGGTGCCCGTTCCATTCTTTACCTGAAGGAAGATCTTGTGGCCTATGACTGTGACGGCTTTACGATTCATAAACATTTGCCGAAGGCAGTGGTTTTTCCTAAAAACACACAGGAAGTGGCGGAGATTGTTAAATATTGCTCTGACAACGATCTTCCCTTCCTGGCAAGGGGAGCAGGAACAGGGCTCAGCGGGGGAGCCATACCGCTTAATGGGGAAATCATTATCAGTATGGTCAGGATGAAAAAGCTTATCAGCGTAGATCTGGAAAATCGCCGTGCCGTTGTAGAGCCTGGATTTGTCAATCTGAAACTCACCAATTCCATATCTGATAAAGGATATTATTACGCTCCAGATCCATCCAGCCAATATTGCTGTACAATTGGGGGCAATGTCGCAGAAAATGCCGGCGGTGCTCATTGTCTGAAATACGGAGTTACGACAAACCATATACTGGGACTTGAAGTGGTCATGCCTAATGGAGAAATAGTGGAAATTGGTAAAGACGGTATTCCGGATGCTCCCGGATATGATTTGCTTGGTCTGATCACAGGCTCTGAAGGAACCCTTGGCATTGTGACAAAGATAACAGTCAGGGTTCTGAAAAATCCTGAAGGAAAACAGACCGTTCTTGCCTACTTTGATCGGGTTGATGATGGAAGCCAGGCTGTATCAGAC includes the following:
- the fdhF gene encoding formate dehydrogenase subunit alpha, yielding MIDLPPSLNIKINGIEMKAEQDQTVLQLLNDSSIEIPQVCFHPSLGAIETCDACIVSVNGELVRSCSTKIKDGDVIDTVEPDVKQAQTIAMDKILFNHELYCTVCDYNNGGCEVHNTVKAMKINHQSIPFDHKPYEKDESHPFYRYDPDQCILCGRCVEACQDVQVTETLTIDWERQRPRVIWDNDVPINESSCVSCGHCSTVCPCNAMMEKGMEGEAGFLTGIAKNTLRPMIEITKNVETGYGSILAISDMEAAMREEKIKKTKTVCTYCGVGCSFDVWTKGREILKVEPQAEAPANGISTCVKGKFGWDFVNSEERLTKPLIREGDSFREAEWDEALDLIARKFTEIKEQHGPDALSFITSSKCTNEESYLMQKLGRAVIGTNNIDNCSRYCQTPATVGLFRTVGYGGDAGSIEDIKNSALVLIIGSNTSESHPVLSTRVKRSQKLNGQKVIVADLREHEMAERSDLFVRPRAGTDMVWLSAITKYIIDQGWADEMFLQEKVNGLEEFTANLEKYTLEFAEETTGISRDNLIKMAEMIHEADSVSALWAMGVTQHLGGSDTSTAISNLLLVTGNYAKPGAGAYPLRGHNNVQGAGDFGSSPDNLPGYQKVSDPDVRKKFANAWGVNLPEKAGMNNHEMVEGVHEGQLKAMYLKGEDMGLVDSNINYVQAAFEKLDFFVVQDIFLSRTAEFADVVLPASPSLEKEGTFTNTERRIQRLYQAFEPLGDSKPDWQIITEVANRLGAGWTYTHPSEVMAEAAKLMPLYAGVTYDRLEGYNSLQWPVAEDGTDTPLLYTDGFPFPDGKARLFPVDWTPALEFPAEYDIHVNNGRLLEHFHEGNMTYKSKGISSKTPEVFLEVSPELAKERGLKDGTLVRLTSPYGNVKVKCHITNRVKGKEVYLPMNDRGEAAINLLTSSYADKDTDTPAYKETKVKLEILSEEGSNPLPRINHRYGNPQPQIGVNVQKKWERKDYIFPGELVKKERKQHG
- a CDS encoding DUF1641 domain-containing protein codes for the protein MAKAINNIKRFELSPEDKRKKDLEEVENALIENKEPILELLTAVGHMHDRGVLSLLNGLFGQGDKVLNVLVKALDKPEATNTIKNLLLMVGTLGTINVQQLEPLLLKLNSGIARVADYKETDEKTSYFDLVRALKDPEVNRAVTLLITFLKGMGEDTSAMERNTQLPEDQKLHKMENNESDVPPNKRE
- a CDS encoding HD-GYP domain-containing protein, whose product is MGIINEGSFIETVHMKGLQISLIASGDGTEVIYHRLEPDARWGLEPLEGGESLEYLHMLSGELLLKDSNGEKTLRPGDSFQRCPVTEHHIFQSIGQSEFLYVTSNPVFHYYSKVTNELRELVISIEEKDGYTSDHCDRITKMSMLMADALDLNSRQILKLNLAAFLHDIGKVKVPLEILQKPGKLTSDEWELMKQHSTFGREILQETGLPSLIEAGEVVEQHHERFDGTGYPIGLKGDEIAIEAAIISVVDSFDAMTTDRVYQKGRSVTEAIDELIQNRGTMYNPEIVDIFIKIKEKLVKI
- a CDS encoding 8-amino-7-oxononanoate synthase, with product MKKAAIVLLSLMLLLVFNAKTSEAAYLPEYDKYVEVSYEQARYIADLMGLQDYELGEETARLSFELQEKLIVKIEKILKTEIDHYYIWLTVDGETVLGIDPPHPMF
- the fdhD gene encoding formate dehydrogenase accessory sulfurtransferase FdhD — protein: MDISSRKIVRFENDVLQEAEDSIVSEHPLTIHLNGEEFATMVCSPSKIRELTIGFLASEGFIRRYEEIKSIQIDENKGFAYVELHTQTSTASHEFHSKRFIGSCCGKSRQFYFHNDARTARTSTSKLTLTPNQCISFMQQLQDGSMTFHETGGVHNAALFSAEELILSRTDIGRHNALDKILGYCIENRIPVRDKVIAFSGRISSEVLLKAAKIGVGIILSKSAPTDLAIKLAEDLNITAVGFIRGQSFNVYSHPERIVFEKNV
- a CDS encoding DUF2294 domain-containing protein, with translation MNKYEAEFSNLVRSFRKKHMGKGPSKVRTTFCKNWAICEMEGNLSPVEKFIASADEGKQMLRAARTEMVKEMYKKNRPAEMEDFLQARLIDLFVDIDIERDFGMSVFVFDQDIQSKFME
- a CDS encoding C40 family peptidase, yielding MTLKKRLLVLNTTIILGLGSAFSIPGVNAESINKLENQKSQIQQQRSNLQATLAEADKELVSVLEEIAELNAKITKVEKAIEDNNKLIAETETNIASTKAEVDQLKEDMAIIQERIEKRSAILKQRAQSFQESGGTVAYLDVLLGASSFSDFVDRVGAVTTFVQADKELLEEQEQDKKAFEEKKAAVEEELAGLTSMMTELKGMQATMEEQKQQNSSLIQQLKEKENSIADKKAKLKSEDVKYASLIAQIEQSIAAQTAPAAQSETSTPSRSAAVNKQKPAAQKTKGSSTSAPKPSVNGGSAISIVTTAGNKYIGNSVYVFGGGRNAYDIANGRFDCSGFVHWSFSQAGISVGASTDSLKFAGRQVSASEMRAGDLVFFDTYKRDGHVGIYLGGGKFIGSQSSTGVAIANMSSGYWKTKFNGRVVRVIN
- a CDS encoding FadR/GntR family transcriptional regulator; amino-acid sequence: MDVKKISTRKISEIAAEQIEDMIAKGSFKPGDKLPSVRELCELFGVGRSAVRDALTSLQGKGIVQVKQGEGTYITRFDSSKLFNNLHLHPDIKDIQELFQARKMVETGLAEMAAANRSEEDLALMKEQISDAAIHGWEEDYQFHMAIARAAGNDILIQFVQFISETLKKSMIDFHHYLETRPDIARKIEEQHLEIYLSIKNKQPDQAYKNMVDHLELVEKLLQMSILQEQ
- a CDS encoding FAD-binding oxidoreductase, giving the protein MIAAESISALKTYLREDQIVQNKDSSPFGNSGNMVVFPETEEEIATVLKHADSNGLTITIKGGGTKRGFGGLTEKTDILLSLEKYTGIVEHTPGDMTLTVKAGSRFKDLQNYLAQHNQKISLDPCWPENATIGGIIAANESGPKRLGYGSARDAVIGLRTVYPDGKVIRSGGRVVKNVAGYDMNKLFIGAMGTLGVISEITLKLRPIPKCESLVLVSFPKGNLEEIKAFAVKVLDSMIEPVSLELLNPALSDKLAGINTYTIAMCFEDVESSVRYQEEFVRNMMPGDAELLINPKDKADLFWDRFYTHIPNGLDGELPIQTEASIKIGTVNLEAVSVLKETELLQDRFNVQIESHGGLGHGLSQVTIRGAESDVANAVAHVRQIAEKAGGYAIVKHLPLHLRKQVEVWGNKPSYFFLLQGIKTKVDPNKTLNPNRFIGGI
- a CDS encoding (Fe-S)-binding protein, whose product is MSVRELDLKQEPPCTSGLGNYLWSDPPDENKWADCVHCGMCLESCPTYEQTGQEQHSPRGRVHLIKSVAEGKLQVNEHFMDPVFQCLDCRACTTACPADVDVGGLIEEARGQIRQAMPLTGVKGAISKFFLHDLFPHQNRLNTLGSLLRFYQKSGMQKAVRKTKLINVMPQHLADMEAIMPEVKEPVKKKYKDVKVIKATGETKQEVAMLTGCVMDVMFSDINESTINVLTRNGSDVVIPQNQTCCGALHVHAGDRDMGRKLAKQNMEAFKDFDKVIVNAAGCGCMMKEYAELFKEDPEMHAKAEEFSEKVEDISKFLHETGYEKPKAEMNTRITYHDACHLAHGQGIRQQPRDILLDIPGVDMVHMPNSDRCCGSAGIYNITNPEMANAVLESKMENVPDDVEMISMGNPGCMLQMAMGVQKYGRNQKIVHTVQLLDWAYQKEDGMREGEE